One Temnothorax longispinosus isolate EJ_2023e chromosome 8, Tlon_JGU_v1, whole genome shotgun sequence genomic region harbors:
- the LOC139818150 gene encoding protein lin-9 homolog isoform X1 → MMHHLTVNMADVVESESAEALLSIKNGGYPSVDEIKTEIMDDDMMDMDEQHNSNHSMDQQMDTEESEPIPELGPAALGLQRVGTQPPSKPNPPTQPVQVLNRRGMPARIRKKNKLFYDDVLINHPHHRIKKDPSAIDVKQSPKKMMRPSPVKRQPKISSTPKSTSSSSQPATPVTTPVKQEKEPDKLSQLASPDRKIGQKIGMRLRNLLKLPKAHKWVCYEWFYSNIDKILFEGDNDFMICLKESFPQLKTRKLTRVEWCKIRRMMGKPRRCSQSFFEEERRELERKRQKIRMLQQRKTADISTFKDLPPEIPLQLVIGTKVTARLRKPQDGLFTGSIDAVDTSNNTYRITFERAGLGTHSVPDYEVLSNEPPETISLASFSQKFRPRPLQYVPSPPYMMKLSPRLTNDPLISNASVSIPKKTNTGGMVNGFPLKLLELMVKVNKILLTKKSKIKKLKEMNGEAEKRRSLGESLPPDFEKKYAGIIVELERMNGALQDFLNEIQELCQEMAPEPSVAAMLAPSHLREKCKQEATDMVAKNNIINDKGPGKMTQLVTDLTALMLQVKSLSDSDQNAYELKVLQGTMEQIRSKLSPENQQVFQNCVEIHMQHIQVGLGQMGPLTPFMAQRV, encoded by the exons ATGATGCATCATTTGACTGTCAACATGGCGGACGTGGTTGAAA GTGAATCTGCGGAGGCTTTGCTGTCCATAAAAAATGGTGGATATCCATCTGTTGATGAAATTAAGACAGAAATAATGGACGACGATATGATGGATATGGATGAGCAGCATAATTCGAATCACTCGATGGATCAGCAAATGGACACGGAGGAATCGGAGCCGATACCGGAACTGGGACCTGCGGCTCTAGGTCTGCAAAGGGTAGGCACTCAACCGCCCTCCAAACCGAATCCCCCGACGCAGCCTGTACAGGTGTTGAATCGCAGAGGCATGCCAGCTAGAATCAGGAAAAAgaataagttattttatgaCGACGTCTTAATCAATCATCCACACCATAG AATCAAGAAGGACCCTTCGGCAATAGATGTGAAACAATCTCCCAAAAAGATGATGCGACCGTCGCCAGTAAAGAGGCAGCCTAAGATATCGAGTACGCCGAAAAGTACAAGTTCATCTTCGCAACCAGCAACTCCTGTGACGACTCCGGTCAAGCAGGAAAAGGAGCCCGATAAGCTGTCCCAACTTGCGTCGCCGGATCGTAAGATAGGACAGAAGATTGGCATGAGACTGAGAAACTTGTTGAAGCTACCGAAAGCGCATAAGTGGGTCTGTTACGAGTGGTTTTACAGCAATATTGACAA GATATTATTCGAGGGTGATAACGACTTCATGATATGCTTGAAAGAATCGTTTCCGCAATTGAAAACTCGCAAACTCACGCGCGTGGAATGGTGCAAGATCAGAAGGATGATGGGCAAGCCGCGGAGATGCTCGCAGTCGTTCTTCGAGGAGGAGAGACGCGAGCTGGAGAGGAAGAGGCAGAAAATACGGATGCTGCAGCAGAGGAAGACGGCGGATATAAGCACTTTCAAGGATCTGCCACCTGAAATACCGTTGCAATTAGTAATCGGTACGAAAGTCACGGCGAGATTAAGAAAACCGCAGGATGGTTTATTCACTGGGAGCATCGACGCCGTCGATACCAGTAATAATACTTACAGAATTACGTTTGAGAGAGCCGGACTTGGGACGCACAGTGTCCCTGATTATGAAGTTTTG TCGAATGAACCACCGGAAACGATCAGCTTGGCATCATTCTCTCAAAAGTTTAGACCGCGGCCTTTGCAATATGTACCTTCACCACCGTACATGATGAAATTATCCCCGCGATTGACCAATGATCCTTTAATATCCAATGCCTCTGTATCCATTCCGAAAAAGACGAATACTGGCGGTATGGTGAATGGTTTTCCGCTCAAGTTACTCGAACTTATGGTCAAAgtgaacaaaatattattaactaagAAGAgtaaaatcaagaaattgaaAGAGATGAATGGGGAAGCTGAGAAGAGACGCTCCTTAGGTGAATCGCTTCCTCccgattttgaaaaaaaatacgcagG AATTATTGTTGAATTGGAGAGAATGAATGGAGCTCTTCAAGATTTTTTGAACGAGATACAAGAATTGTGTCAAGAAATGGCGCCCGAACCGAGCGTGGCGGCGATGTTAGCACCGTCACATCTCCGAGAGAAGTGCAAGCAAGAAGCGACAGATATGGtcgctaaaaataatataataaacgatAAAGGACCAGGAAAAATGACTCAATTGGTGACGGATTTGACTGCGTTGATGTTACAAGTGAAA AGCTTATCGGATTCCGATCAAAACGCATACGAGCTCAAAGTATTGCAAGGTACCATGGAACAAATAAGATCAAAACTCAGTCCGGAGAATCAGCAAGTATTTCAAAACTGCGTAGAAATTCATATGCAGCACATTCAAGTAGGTTTAGGGCAGATGGGTCCTCTAACGCCGTTTATGGCGCAAAGAGtttaa
- the Nup50 gene encoding nuclear pore complex protein Nup50, with protein MSGKRSATTELNHDNWNEENEPEDAGTFAMASNDILEKRVIKTARRRLPSKDGSPTKSAFGTFAGFKTTPTTSMSPFSFLAGSTTASSTTTSTASAATTVNTSSRQIASNGAPKISEIDADKRENTAKLQTPSSTGVSKKISTQQGTEKTKNHSSDYYAKLKGLNESVATWIKSHVDANPFCILTPIFKDYERYLKEITSKEERTKAKTSQTSTQAAQNDSKQDTSTETKSEKLAFSNLNSNTKPALTAGAEWKPEKSIFSNITANTKSIFSNTEQKESPKSVFGNTDVTTDKSKSIFGNVESNVASKSIFGNTNVEGNPFLHKPTVSDDGNADEEETKSNAKSVAPTFPTFSFGQSSTASNVCAGFSFGSAKPFSFAPQAVKPQDSEDKADNENKEEEDEEPPTPDFKPVAEEGATYEQRCKVFVKKDNNFSDRGVGMLYLKPTPNGKTQLIVRADTALGSLLLNTLLTQSIPVKRMNKNTIMLVCLPMPDSSPPPIPVLLRVKTSEAADELLEALNKHKE; from the exons ATGTCAGGCAAGCGATCTGCGACAACAGAATTGAATCACGACAACTGGAACGAGGAGAACGAACCAGAGGATGCGGGGACGTTTGCAATGGCGTCAAATGATATACTCGAGAAGAGGGTTATAAAAACAGCGAGGCGTCGTTTGCCATCGAAGGAT GGAAGTCCCACGAAAAGTGCATTTGGGACATTTGCAGGTTTCAAAACCACACCTACGACAAGCATGTCTCCGTTTAGTTTTTTAGCTGGTTCAACCACCGCTTCTAGTACGACTACTTCCACAGCGTCAGCAGCGACGACTGTAAATACAAGTAGCAGGCAGATTGCGAGCAACGGTGCTCCCAAGATTTCGGAAATTGATGCAGATAAAAGAGAGAATACCGCCAAGTTACAAACACCTTCGAGCACGGGTGTGAGCAAAAAGATTTCAACCCAGCAAGGAACTGAAAAGACGAAGAATCACTCGTCAGATTATTACGCGAAACTAAAGGGACTGAATGAAAGCGTCGCTACGTGGATAAAGAGCCACGTAGACGCAAATCCGTTTTGTATATTGACACCTATATTTAAGGATTATGAGCGATATTTGAAAGAGATTACATCAAAAGAGGAACGTACTAAGGCGAAAACCTCGCAAACTTCGACACAGGCTGCGCAAAACGATAGTAAACAGGACACGAGCACGGAGACGAAATCAGAAAAGTTGGCGTTTAGCAATTTAAACTCTAATACGAAGCCTGCTTTAACCGCGGGAGCAGAATGGAAGCCCGAGAAGTCGATATTTTCCAATATTACCGCGAATACCAAATCGATATTCAGTAACACGGAACAGAAGGAAAGTCCTAAATCCGTATTTGGTAATACGGATGTAACTACCGATAAGAGCAAATCTATTTTTGGAAACGTAGAATCGAACGTCGCTAGTAAGAGTATATTTGGCAATACGAACGTGGAAGGTAATCCTTTCTTACATAAACCCACCGTTTCGGACGATGGAAATGCGGACGAGGAGGAAACCAAGTCCAACGCGAAGTCCGTTGCTCCTACCTTCCCTACTTTTAGTTTCGGGCAGAGTTCCACTGCCAGTAACGTGTGTGCTGGATTTAGCTTCGGAAG tgCGAAACCATTTTCGTTTGCTCCTCAAGCGGTAAAACCGCAAGATTCCGAAGACAAGGCCGACAATGAAAAtaaggaagaagaagatgagGAACCGCCGACGCCGGATTTTAAACCAGTAGCTGAAGAAGGTGCTACTTATGAACAAAG ATGTAAAGTCTTCGTGAAGAAAGACAACAATTTTAGTGACAGGGGCGTCGGGATGTTGTATCTGAAACCGACGCCGAACGGGAAAACACAATTGATAGTACGTGCCGACACTGCTTTGGGCAGTTTATTACTCAATACCCTGTTGACTCAAAGCATTCCCGTGAAGCGGATGAACAAGAACACGATAATGTTAGTCTGCCTACCGATGCCAGATTCCTCACCGCCGCCAATCCCAGTGCTGTTGAGAGTAAAAACTAGTGAAGCCGCGGATGAATTACTGGAGGCGTTGAATAAGCATAAAGAGTAG
- the LOC139818150 gene encoding protein lin-9 homolog isoform X3: MDDDMMDMDEQHNSNHSMDQQMDTEESEPIPELGPAALGLQRVGTQPPSKPNPPTQPVQVLNRRGMPARIRKKNKLFYDDVLINHPHHRIKKDPSAIDVKQSPKKMMRPSPVKRQPKISSTPKSTSSSSQPATPVTTPVKQEKEPDKLSQLASPDRKIGQKIGMRLRNLLKLPKAHKWVCYEWFYSNIDKILFEGDNDFMICLKESFPQLKTRKLTRVEWCKIRRMMGKPRRCSQSFFEEERRELERKRQKIRMLQQRKTADISTFKDLPPEIPLQLVIGTKVTARLRKPQDGLFTGSIDAVDTSNNTYRITFERAGLGTHSVPDYEVLSNEPPETISLASFSQKFRPRPLQYVPSPPYMMKLSPRLTNDPLISNASVSIPKKTNTGGMVNGFPLKLLELMVKVNKILLTKKSKIKKLKEMNGEAEKRRSLGESLPPDFEKKYAGIIVELERMNGALQDFLNEIQELCQEMAPEPSVAAMLAPSHLREKCKQEATDMVAKNNIINDKGPGKMTQLVTDLTALMLQVKSLSDSDQNAYELKVLQGTMEQIRSKLSPENQQVFQNCVEIHMQHIQVGLGQMGPLTPFMAQRV, translated from the exons ATGGACGACGATATGATGGATATGGATGAGCAGCATAATTCGAATCACTCGATGGATCAGCAAATGGACACGGAGGAATCGGAGCCGATACCGGAACTGGGACCTGCGGCTCTAGGTCTGCAAAGGGTAGGCACTCAACCGCCCTCCAAACCGAATCCCCCGACGCAGCCTGTACAGGTGTTGAATCGCAGAGGCATGCCAGCTAGAATCAGGAAAAAgaataagttattttatgaCGACGTCTTAATCAATCATCCACACCATAG AATCAAGAAGGACCCTTCGGCAATAGATGTGAAACAATCTCCCAAAAAGATGATGCGACCGTCGCCAGTAAAGAGGCAGCCTAAGATATCGAGTACGCCGAAAAGTACAAGTTCATCTTCGCAACCAGCAACTCCTGTGACGACTCCGGTCAAGCAGGAAAAGGAGCCCGATAAGCTGTCCCAACTTGCGTCGCCGGATCGTAAGATAGGACAGAAGATTGGCATGAGACTGAGAAACTTGTTGAAGCTACCGAAAGCGCATAAGTGGGTCTGTTACGAGTGGTTTTACAGCAATATTGACAA GATATTATTCGAGGGTGATAACGACTTCATGATATGCTTGAAAGAATCGTTTCCGCAATTGAAAACTCGCAAACTCACGCGCGTGGAATGGTGCAAGATCAGAAGGATGATGGGCAAGCCGCGGAGATGCTCGCAGTCGTTCTTCGAGGAGGAGAGACGCGAGCTGGAGAGGAAGAGGCAGAAAATACGGATGCTGCAGCAGAGGAAGACGGCGGATATAAGCACTTTCAAGGATCTGCCACCTGAAATACCGTTGCAATTAGTAATCGGTACGAAAGTCACGGCGAGATTAAGAAAACCGCAGGATGGTTTATTCACTGGGAGCATCGACGCCGTCGATACCAGTAATAATACTTACAGAATTACGTTTGAGAGAGCCGGACTTGGGACGCACAGTGTCCCTGATTATGAAGTTTTG TCGAATGAACCACCGGAAACGATCAGCTTGGCATCATTCTCTCAAAAGTTTAGACCGCGGCCTTTGCAATATGTACCTTCACCACCGTACATGATGAAATTATCCCCGCGATTGACCAATGATCCTTTAATATCCAATGCCTCTGTATCCATTCCGAAAAAGACGAATACTGGCGGTATGGTGAATGGTTTTCCGCTCAAGTTACTCGAACTTATGGTCAAAgtgaacaaaatattattaactaagAAGAgtaaaatcaagaaattgaaAGAGATGAATGGGGAAGCTGAGAAGAGACGCTCCTTAGGTGAATCGCTTCCTCccgattttgaaaaaaaatacgcagG AATTATTGTTGAATTGGAGAGAATGAATGGAGCTCTTCAAGATTTTTTGAACGAGATACAAGAATTGTGTCAAGAAATGGCGCCCGAACCGAGCGTGGCGGCGATGTTAGCACCGTCACATCTCCGAGAGAAGTGCAAGCAAGAAGCGACAGATATGGtcgctaaaaataatataataaacgatAAAGGACCAGGAAAAATGACTCAATTGGTGACGGATTTGACTGCGTTGATGTTACAAGTGAAA AGCTTATCGGATTCCGATCAAAACGCATACGAGCTCAAAGTATTGCAAGGTACCATGGAACAAATAAGATCAAAACTCAGTCCGGAGAATCAGCAAGTATTTCAAAACTGCGTAGAAATTCATATGCAGCACATTCAAGTAGGTTTAGGGCAGATGGGTCCTCTAACGCCGTTTATGGCGCAAAGAGtttaa
- the LOC139818150 gene encoding protein lin-9 homolog isoform X2, with the protein MSSLLWSSMGARSIPPSRICRPRRSDVPQLHPRGRRCGRTRSPNSRDRPGESAEALLSIKNGGYPSVDEIKTEIMDDDMMDMDEQHNSNHSMDQQMDTEESEPIPELGPAALGLQRVGTQPPSKPNPPTQPVQVLNRRGMPARIRKKNKLFYDDVLINHPHHRIKKDPSAIDVKQSPKKMMRPSPVKRQPKISSTPKSTSSSSQPATPVTTPVKQEKEPDKLSQLASPDRKIGQKIGMRLRNLLKLPKAHKWVCYEWFYSNIDKILFEGDNDFMICLKESFPQLKTRKLTRVEWCKIRRMMGKPRRCSQSFFEEERRELERKRQKIRMLQQRKTADISTFKDLPPEIPLQLVIGTKVTARLRKPQDGLFTGSIDAVDTSNNTYRITFERAGLGTHSVPDYEVLSNEPPETISLASFSQKFRPRPLQYVPSPPYMMKLSPRLTNDPLISNASVSIPKKTNTGGMVNGFPLKLLELMVKVNKILLTKKSKIKKLKEMNGEAEKRRSLGESLPPDFEKKYAGIIVELERMNGALQDFLNEIQELCQEMAPEPSVAAMLAPSHLREKCKQEATDMVAKNNIINDKGPGKMTQLVTDLTALMLQVKSLSDSDQNAYELKVLQGTMEQIRSKLSPENQQVFQNCVEIHMQHIQVGLGQMGPLTPFMAQRV; encoded by the exons ATGTCGTCCCTGTTGTGGAGTTCGATGGGTGCACGGTCGATACCACCCTCGCGAATTTGCCGTCCTCGCCGATCTGACGTCCCGCAACTCCATCCGCGGGGCCGAAGGTGCGGGCGTACGCGTTCCCCCAACTCTCGTGATCGACCCG GTGAATCTGCGGAGGCTTTGCTGTCCATAAAAAATGGTGGATATCCATCTGTTGATGAAATTAAGACAGAAATAATGGACGACGATATGATGGATATGGATGAGCAGCATAATTCGAATCACTCGATGGATCAGCAAATGGACACGGAGGAATCGGAGCCGATACCGGAACTGGGACCTGCGGCTCTAGGTCTGCAAAGGGTAGGCACTCAACCGCCCTCCAAACCGAATCCCCCGACGCAGCCTGTACAGGTGTTGAATCGCAGAGGCATGCCAGCTAGAATCAGGAAAAAgaataagttattttatgaCGACGTCTTAATCAATCATCCACACCATAG AATCAAGAAGGACCCTTCGGCAATAGATGTGAAACAATCTCCCAAAAAGATGATGCGACCGTCGCCAGTAAAGAGGCAGCCTAAGATATCGAGTACGCCGAAAAGTACAAGTTCATCTTCGCAACCAGCAACTCCTGTGACGACTCCGGTCAAGCAGGAAAAGGAGCCCGATAAGCTGTCCCAACTTGCGTCGCCGGATCGTAAGATAGGACAGAAGATTGGCATGAGACTGAGAAACTTGTTGAAGCTACCGAAAGCGCATAAGTGGGTCTGTTACGAGTGGTTTTACAGCAATATTGACAA GATATTATTCGAGGGTGATAACGACTTCATGATATGCTTGAAAGAATCGTTTCCGCAATTGAAAACTCGCAAACTCACGCGCGTGGAATGGTGCAAGATCAGAAGGATGATGGGCAAGCCGCGGAGATGCTCGCAGTCGTTCTTCGAGGAGGAGAGACGCGAGCTGGAGAGGAAGAGGCAGAAAATACGGATGCTGCAGCAGAGGAAGACGGCGGATATAAGCACTTTCAAGGATCTGCCACCTGAAATACCGTTGCAATTAGTAATCGGTACGAAAGTCACGGCGAGATTAAGAAAACCGCAGGATGGTTTATTCACTGGGAGCATCGACGCCGTCGATACCAGTAATAATACTTACAGAATTACGTTTGAGAGAGCCGGACTTGGGACGCACAGTGTCCCTGATTATGAAGTTTTG TCGAATGAACCACCGGAAACGATCAGCTTGGCATCATTCTCTCAAAAGTTTAGACCGCGGCCTTTGCAATATGTACCTTCACCACCGTACATGATGAAATTATCCCCGCGATTGACCAATGATCCTTTAATATCCAATGCCTCTGTATCCATTCCGAAAAAGACGAATACTGGCGGTATGGTGAATGGTTTTCCGCTCAAGTTACTCGAACTTATGGTCAAAgtgaacaaaatattattaactaagAAGAgtaaaatcaagaaattgaaAGAGATGAATGGGGAAGCTGAGAAGAGACGCTCCTTAGGTGAATCGCTTCCTCccgattttgaaaaaaaatacgcagG AATTATTGTTGAATTGGAGAGAATGAATGGAGCTCTTCAAGATTTTTTGAACGAGATACAAGAATTGTGTCAAGAAATGGCGCCCGAACCGAGCGTGGCGGCGATGTTAGCACCGTCACATCTCCGAGAGAAGTGCAAGCAAGAAGCGACAGATATGGtcgctaaaaataatataataaacgatAAAGGACCAGGAAAAATGACTCAATTGGTGACGGATTTGACTGCGTTGATGTTACAAGTGAAA AGCTTATCGGATTCCGATCAAAACGCATACGAGCTCAAAGTATTGCAAGGTACCATGGAACAAATAAGATCAAAACTCAGTCCGGAGAATCAGCAAGTATTTCAAAACTGCGTAGAAATTCATATGCAGCACATTCAAGTAGGTTTAGGGCAGATGGGTCCTCTAACGCCGTTTATGGCGCAAAGAGtttaa